In a single window of the Caldicoprobacter guelmensis genome:
- a CDS encoding ECF transporter S component has product MSQTQKITLSGIFITLGILLPIAFHAAGTNAGKIFLPMHIPVLLSGFVVGPLNALIVGIITPILSSLLTGMPPMAPVPTTIMMAFELGTYGLACGLFYRKFKWHEVLALITAMFCGRIVLGLITAVFVYILGFKNLGNPVIYVWGGVVTGLPGMVIQVVLIPGVIILLKKSHVLKEGGKGVES; this is encoded by the coding sequence ATGAGTCAGACACAAAAAATTACATTGTCAGGCATATTTATAACTCTGGGCATACTTCTCCCTATCGCATTTCATGCCGCAGGCACCAATGCAGGAAAAATCTTTTTACCCATGCATATTCCTGTTTTGCTATCAGGTTTTGTGGTAGGTCCCCTGAATGCTCTTATAGTAGGCATTATCACGCCGATTTTAAGCTCATTGTTAACAGGTATGCCACCGATGGCTCCTGTTCCCACGACTATTATGATGGCTTTTGAGTTAGGTACATATGGATTGGCGTGTGGGTTGTTTTATCGGAAGTTCAAGTGGCATGAGGTTTTGGCTTTGATAACGGCTATGTTTTGCGGTAGAATAGTGCTGGGATTGATAACGGCCGTGTTTGTATACATCCTGGGGTTTAAAAATTTGGGTAATCCTGTTATATATGTATGGGGTGGGGTGGTTACAGGTTTGCCAGGTATGGTTATTCAAGTGGTTCTAATTCCCGGGGTTATCATTTTGCTAAAAAAGAGCCATGTTTTAAAAGAGGGAGGCAAAGGCGTTGAGTCATAA